Proteins co-encoded in one Setaria viridis chromosome 9, Setaria_viridis_v4.0, whole genome shotgun sequence genomic window:
- the LOC117835090 gene encoding tau-cadinol synthase isoform X1, which produces MALISAATSCWKAAPEVHPSVWGDFFINYIPEPLQISDEEMLDRVNQLKGEVSGLFEACKNVVEKMDLVDVLQHLGIDHHFKEQIATTLSSIHRGEFNSSSLHEVALRFRLLRQHGFWVSAGEFNKFKHEDGSFINDITNDPKGLLSLYNAANLLTHDEGALEEALLFARRHLELMKSSLKSPLAEQVERALKIPLPRTLKRVEAVSYIPEYSVEQRYNPAILELAKLDFNLLQRLHQKELKTISQWWKDLSEDIKLEYVRDRIVECYFWAYSVYYEQEYARARMILARLFVLTSLLDDTYDDHATLEECRELTKAIERWDESDISLLPEYIKKLFLKVIRNFKEFEDELEAHEKYRIAYARKGFQLISKSYLQEAEWSHHNYIPSFNDHVNVSTISAGAQLLCVGLLVGMGDVATKEAFEWTIGNNDAIRACAEVFRFMDDMADFKRGRNKMDVATSVECYIKEHNVSAEVALAKFGSFVDDAWKTLNHAIFEHHALLPVLQRVTNLAMSMMLFFLDQRDRYTNSKELKETLKSQFVKHVPL; this is translated from the exons ATGGCACTTATAAGCGCGGCCACATCTTGTTGGAAGGCAGCACCTGAGGTTCACCCCAGTGTATGGGGTGATTTCTTTATCAATTACATCCCTGAACCGCTGCAG ATTTCAGATGAAGAGATGTTAGACAGAGTCAATCAATTGAAAGGGGAAGTAAGTGGTCTATTTGAGGCTTGCAAGAATGTCGTGGAAAAAATGGACCTCGTAGATGTGCTGCAACATTTGGGGATAGATCACCATTTCAAGGAACAAATAGCCACCACCTTAAGCAGTATCCACAGGGGTGAATTCAACAGCTCAAGCCTTCATGAGGTTGCCCTTCGTTTTCGTTTGCTTAGGCAGCATGGGTTTTGGGTTTCAGCAG GTGAATTTAACAAGTTCAAGCATGAAGATGGGAGCTTTATTAATGACATAACTAACGATCCGAAGGGCTTGTTAAGTTTATACAACGCAGCTAACCTTTTAACGCACGACGAGGGTGCACTTGAAGAAGCCCTTCTATTTGCAAGGCGCCATCTGGAATTGATGAAAAGTAGTCTCAAATCCCCTTTAGCAGAGCAAGTGGAGCGTGCCCTTAAAATACCATTACCAAGGACCTTAAAGAGGGTAGAAGCAGTCTCTTATATCCCAGAGTACAGTGTAGAGCAAAGGTACAACCCAGCCATACTGGAGCTTGCCAAGCTAGATTTTAACCTCCTGCAGCGTCTTCACCAAAAGGAACTCAAGACAATTTCTCA GTGGTGGAAGGATCTTTCTGAAGACATTAAACTAGAATATGTGAGGGATCGAATCGTTGAGTGTTACTTTTGGGCTTATAGTGTGTACTACGAGCAAGAGTATGCACGTGCACGGATGATCCTCGCCAGGTTATTCGTGCTAACATCTTTGTTAGATGACACATATGATGATCATGCTACTTTGGAGGAGTGTCGGGAGCTCACCAAGGCTATAGAAAG ATGGGACGAAAGTGATATTTCTCTTTTACCTGAATACATTAAGAAATTATTTCTCAAGGTGATAAGAAACTTCAAGGAATTTGAGGATGAGTTGGAAGCACATGAGAAGTACCGCATTGCTTATGCTAGGAAAGGG TTCCAGCTTATATCCAAAAGTTATCTCCAAGAAGCGGAATGGTCTCATCACAATTACATACCAAGCTTCAATGATCATGTGAATGTATCCACCATATCAGCAGGTGCTCAATTGTTGTGCGTGGGGCTGCTTGTTGGCATGGGAGATGTTGCAACCAAGGAGGCATTTGAGTGGACCATTGGTAACAATGATGCCATAAGAGCATGTGCAGAGGTGTTCCGCTTCATGGATGACATGGCGGATTTTAAG AGAGGAAGGAACAAAATGGATGTAGCCACATCTGTGGAGtgctacatcaaggagcacaatgTCAGTGCCGAGGTTGCCCTGGCCAAGTTTGGTTCCTTTGTTGATGATGCATGGAAAACACTAAATCATGCAATATTTGAACATCATGCTCTACTTCCGGTTCTACAACGAGTCACAAACTTAGCAATGAGCATGATGCTATTTTTCCTCGACCAGAGAGATCGTTATACAAACAGCAAGGAACTTAAAGAGACCTTGAAGAGCCAATTCGTCAAGCATGTTCCCCTCTAA
- the LOC117840966 gene encoding peptidyl-tRNA hydrolase, mitochondrial isoform X1: MSKMLSNRLAPLLSKRCFSSLQTSSPFSSLSPIQPWLFIGLGNPGEKYQSTRHNVGFDMIDAFAESQGIPLTTHYFKALFGEGMVDGVPVLLAKPQTYMNLSGESVGPLAAYYKLPLNRILVAFDDMDLPCGVLRLQPKGGFGRHNGLKCVIYHFRRNQEFCRLRIGIGRPPGQMDPKAFVLQKFNRTGRERIDSAIKEGVNILKMVATKGLTEAARLSNADQKYKHLRSHDLQD; encoded by the exons ATGAGCAAGATGCTCTCAAATAGATTGGCGCCCTTGCTTTCCAAGCGTTGTTTCTCTAGCCTTCAGACATCCTCACCATTTTCCTCGTTGTCCCCAATACAACCATGGTTATTTATCGGTCTTGGCAACCCTGGTGAGAAGTACCAATCCACCAGGCACAAT GTGGGGTTTGATATGATAGACGCATTTGCAGAGTCTCAGGGTATACCACTGACTACACATTACTTCAAAGCACTATTTGGTGAAG GGATGGTTGATGGGGTCCCTGTTCTTCTTGCCAAGCCTCAGACTTATATGAATCTCAGTGGAGAATCT GTTGGTCCACTTGCTGCCTATTATAAACTGCCACTTAATCGCATCCTGGTG GCATTTGATGACATGGACTTACCATGTGGAGTTCTCCGTTTACAGCCAAAAGGAGGTTTTGGACGGCACAATGG GTTGAAGTGTGTGATATACCACTTTCGCAGGAATCAAGAATTTTGCCGATTAAGGATTG GAATTGGACGGCCACCTGGCCAGATGGATCCTAAAGCTTTTGTTCTTCAGAAGTTTAATAGAACTGGTCGTGAACGG ATTGATTCAGCCATAAAAGAGGGTGTTAACATTCTGAAGATGGTGGCCACCAAGGGTTTGACAGAGGCTGCAAGATTGTCAAATGCAGATCAGAAGTATAAGCATCTGAGATCACATGATCTTCAAGACTGA
- the LOC117835090 gene encoding tau-cadinol synthase isoform X2, whose product MALISAATSCWKAAPEVHPSVWGDFFINYIPEPLQISDEEMLDRVNQLKGEVSGLFEACKNVVEKMDLVDVLQHLGIDHHFKEQIATTLSSIHRGEFNSSSLHEVALRFRLLRQHGFWVSAGEFNKFKHEDGSFINDITNDPKGLLSLYNAANLLTHDEGALEEALLFARRHLELMKSSLKSPLAEQVERALKIPLPRTLKRVEAVSYIPEYSVEQRYNPAILELAKLDFNLLQRLHQKELKTISQWDESDISLLPEYIKKLFLKVIRNFKEFEDELEAHEKYRIAYARKGFQLISKSYLQEAEWSHHNYIPSFNDHVNVSTISAGAQLLCVGLLVGMGDVATKEAFEWTIGNNDAIRACAEVFRFMDDMADFKRGRNKMDVATSVECYIKEHNVSAEVALAKFGSFVDDAWKTLNHAIFEHHALLPVLQRVTNLAMSMMLFFLDQRDRYTNSKELKETLKSQFVKHVPL is encoded by the exons ATGGCACTTATAAGCGCGGCCACATCTTGTTGGAAGGCAGCACCTGAGGTTCACCCCAGTGTATGGGGTGATTTCTTTATCAATTACATCCCTGAACCGCTGCAG ATTTCAGATGAAGAGATGTTAGACAGAGTCAATCAATTGAAAGGGGAAGTAAGTGGTCTATTTGAGGCTTGCAAGAATGTCGTGGAAAAAATGGACCTCGTAGATGTGCTGCAACATTTGGGGATAGATCACCATTTCAAGGAACAAATAGCCACCACCTTAAGCAGTATCCACAGGGGTGAATTCAACAGCTCAAGCCTTCATGAGGTTGCCCTTCGTTTTCGTTTGCTTAGGCAGCATGGGTTTTGGGTTTCAGCAG GTGAATTTAACAAGTTCAAGCATGAAGATGGGAGCTTTATTAATGACATAACTAACGATCCGAAGGGCTTGTTAAGTTTATACAACGCAGCTAACCTTTTAACGCACGACGAGGGTGCACTTGAAGAAGCCCTTCTATTTGCAAGGCGCCATCTGGAATTGATGAAAAGTAGTCTCAAATCCCCTTTAGCAGAGCAAGTGGAGCGTGCCCTTAAAATACCATTACCAAGGACCTTAAAGAGGGTAGAAGCAGTCTCTTATATCCCAGAGTACAGTGTAGAGCAAAGGTACAACCCAGCCATACTGGAGCTTGCCAAGCTAGATTTTAACCTCCTGCAGCGTCTTCACCAAAAGGAACTCAAGACAATTTCTCA ATGGGACGAAAGTGATATTTCTCTTTTACCTGAATACATTAAGAAATTATTTCTCAAGGTGATAAGAAACTTCAAGGAATTTGAGGATGAGTTGGAAGCACATGAGAAGTACCGCATTGCTTATGCTAGGAAAGGG TTCCAGCTTATATCCAAAAGTTATCTCCAAGAAGCGGAATGGTCTCATCACAATTACATACCAAGCTTCAATGATCATGTGAATGTATCCACCATATCAGCAGGTGCTCAATTGTTGTGCGTGGGGCTGCTTGTTGGCATGGGAGATGTTGCAACCAAGGAGGCATTTGAGTGGACCATTGGTAACAATGATGCCATAAGAGCATGTGCAGAGGTGTTCCGCTTCATGGATGACATGGCGGATTTTAAG AGAGGAAGGAACAAAATGGATGTAGCCACATCTGTGGAGtgctacatcaaggagcacaatgTCAGTGCCGAGGTTGCCCTGGCCAAGTTTGGTTCCTTTGTTGATGATGCATGGAAAACACTAAATCATGCAATATTTGAACATCATGCTCTACTTCCGGTTCTACAACGAGTCACAAACTTAGCAATGAGCATGATGCTATTTTTCCTCGACCAGAGAGATCGTTATACAAACAGCAAGGAACTTAAAGAGACCTTGAAGAGCCAATTCGTCAAGCATGTTCCCCTCTAA
- the LOC117840966 gene encoding peptidyl-tRNA hydrolase, mitochondrial isoform X2, which yields MIDAFAESQGIPLTTHYFKALFGEGMVDGVPVLLAKPQTYMNLSGESVGPLAAYYKLPLNRILVAFDDMDLPCGVLRLQPKGGFGRHNGLKCVIYHFRRNQEFCRLRIGIGRPPGQMDPKAFVLQKFNRTGRERIDSAIKEGVNILKMVATKGLTEAARLSNADQKYKHLRSHDLQD from the exons ATGATAGACGCATTTGCAGAGTCTCAGGGTATACCACTGACTACACATTACTTCAAAGCACTATTTGGTGAAG GGATGGTTGATGGGGTCCCTGTTCTTCTTGCCAAGCCTCAGACTTATATGAATCTCAGTGGAGAATCT GTTGGTCCACTTGCTGCCTATTATAAACTGCCACTTAATCGCATCCTGGTG GCATTTGATGACATGGACTTACCATGTGGAGTTCTCCGTTTACAGCCAAAAGGAGGTTTTGGACGGCACAATGG GTTGAAGTGTGTGATATACCACTTTCGCAGGAATCAAGAATTTTGCCGATTAAGGATTG GAATTGGACGGCCACCTGGCCAGATGGATCCTAAAGCTTTTGTTCTTCAGAAGTTTAATAGAACTGGTCGTGAACGG ATTGATTCAGCCATAAAAGAGGGTGTTAACATTCTGAAGATGGTGGCCACCAAGGGTTTGACAGAGGCTGCAAGATTGTCAAATGCAGATCAGAAGTATAAGCATCTGAGATCACATGATCTTCAAGACTGA